The Ornithorhynchus anatinus isolate Pmale09 chromosome X5, mOrnAna1.pri.v4, whole genome shotgun sequence nucleotide sequence caggctcacagtctagaagattaatGATCTAACAATGATTAGatcattattaattttttatTCTGTAACATTTTAGACATCATTAcgtattttatcattattatcactgacgATGATTGTGGTATCTATAAAGATCTTACAATACGCTAATCAAAATACTGAGGGCCGGATCAGCCACATGATAATGGGATCAGACACAGTGTCCACCTCACGTGGGGATCagggtctaaattggaaggagaagtattgaatccccattttccagatgagggaactgaggtagagaaaagttaCATGCCTAAGGTGACTCGGcaggaatgtggcagagccaggattacacaccagatcctgtgactcccaggcgtgAGGTCTTTCAACTGGGCCCTGCCACAATAGAATGGAAGGACCATAAAAGAAAGGATCACATGAACTAGTAGCTCGGGTGGTCATGCCACAAAACTGCAATGAGGAGGCATTCAGAGATTTCCAAAACCATGTTTGTTCTTGTCCCACATCAAGAAAGGTACAACCATGAATACACTCTCCATAATTACTAGAGGATAAACCCCCAACAATGCCACCACCCACCTACATAATCACTCCCCATATCCATCAGTCGCCAGCATCTCCACTGGATTTCCACCGGTCCTCTATTTTATCTATGTCCCTCCTTGGCTGATGGTGAGGTTATCCTGCTTCCAAGCCCACTATTGCAATCTGGCAAGTGATGTCTCCTCAagctggcctctctgcctccacacAGTTACTTCTCTGTTGACACTGTTAACTTCAAGCaaactttcctccccctccatcttgcTCTCATGCTATAAATCTGTCACCCTAAACTAGGACCTCGAAGGACTCTAGCTGTCTAAGCACCTTCTTTGCATAAAGCACAATGTACAGTTATAAATTATTAAGTATACCACAATCAGTTGTGTTTAGTtacattctatttagttgccattgtttttacgagatgttcttcccctcgactctatttattgccattgttcttgtctgtccatctcccccgattagactgtaagcccgtcaaacggcagggactgtctctatctgttgccgacttgttcatcccaagcgcttagtacagtgctctgcacatagtaagtgctcaataaatactattgaatgaattctatacAATATTGTGAAACAAACTTCCAAGCCTTGTGATTATACATTTTGCCTCATTTTATattgtttattttattattgctGTTGCTGTTTCTCTAGACCCCCTTTTTATACAGCATATAATCACCAGTCTTAttagttcctcctctagactggacaacatgatagggttggtagacatgttccctgtccacaagtaacatacagtctagagcgaaTATTGATGTTTCTAAATTTAagattccctcttcctttccagcGAGTCAGCATCAACTCCCAGAAATGACCAACGGCTCCACAGTGGCTGAATTCCTCCTCCTGGGCTTCTCTGACATCCGGGAACTACAGCTGGTCCATGCCATGCTGTTCCTCCTTGTCTATCTAGTGGCCCTTCTGGGGAATCTCCTCATTGTTGCTGTCACCACCCTCGACCAGCATCTCCACTCCCCAATGTACTTCTTTCTCAAGAACTTGTCCATCATAGACCTCTGCTACATTTCCACAACGGTTCCCAAGTCCATTGTCAACTCCTTGACCAGTGACAGCTCCATCTCTTTCCTAGGTTGTGTCTTACAGCTCTTCCTAGTGGTCTTATTTGCTGCTTCAGAGTTTTTTCTCCTCACTGCAATGTCCTATGACCGCTATGCCGCCATCTGCTCCCCCTTGCATTATGAGTTGATCATGAACAAAACGGCCTGTATTCGCATGGCAGCAGCTTCATGGTTTGGTGGCTGTCTGTTTGGAGTCTTGCTTTCAGCTTCtaccttctccctgactttctgtgGGTCCAATACAGTCCAGCAGTTCTTCTGTGATGCCCCCCCTCTGCTGAAGATCTCCTGCTCTGAAATCCACATTGCCATTGATGTGAGTGTGGCTGCTGGTTTTGTCTTAGATGCTATCTGCTTCATTTACATCATCCTCTCCTACGTCTTCATCTTCTCAGCTGTCCTGAGGATGCCGTCCTCTGAGGGCCGgaccaaagccttctccacctgcctgccccatctcactgtcatcatcatttttCTCTTTACCGGAGCGTTTGCCTATCTCAAACCACCTTCAGACTCACCCTCGGCTCTGGATCTGCTGGTTTCCATGTTCTACACTGTGGTGCCCCCCACTCTGAACCCCCttatctacagcctgaggaacagggacctgAAGGCTGCCCTGGGCAGGATCCTAAAGGGGACATTCCCACTGCATCCACTCTGGGACAAAATGTCTGTGTCCATGTACCAATAATCTCCTCCCACCCGTTAAAAGAGGAATTGCCCTTAGACATATCCATATATACCACTGAcccagaggcccaaagaagaagTCTGGATATTCAGGATTTGTCAAGGTCTGGTTGGTTGGCTGATAAGACTAGGTTGTGAGTGACAGTGCATTCCCTGGTAGGCCTCATTGCTGAATGGAATGTGAATGGGTTCacatgacctgagttctaatcccagctcggccactggtttgctgtgtgacctggcatTACCATCTTAACATTTCTGGGCTCTCACTTCCTCTTACTCTCTGAGAcccttatggacaggaaacgtgtctgaattgtaatttcatctttggctgtgagctcattgtgagcacagcttgtatctaccaactctgttgtatcgtactcttcaaagtgtttactacaatgttctgcatatagtaaacactcgacAAATAACATCGATCAGTTGAATTATTTTGTTTCGACTCCATCACGTGGCAAAGACTTTGACACAGAAGTTATCACCAAAtaagaaaactaataataataataataataatgttggtatttgttaattgcttactgtgtgcaaagcactgttctaagcgctggggtagatacagggtaatcaggttgtcccacgtggggctcacagttttaaaccccattttacagataaggtaattgaggcccgagaagttaagtgacttgcccacagtcacacagatgacaagtggcagagcaaggattcaaacccatggcttctgactcccaagcccgtgctctttccactgagccatgctgtttctctaaaatgttcgtatttgttaagcacttactatgttcagagcactgttctaagcgctggggtagatacagggtaatcaggttgccccacgtgaggctcacagttaatccccattttacagatgaggtaactgaggcacagagaagctaagtgacttgcccacagtcacacagctgacaagtggcagagctgggacctgaacccatgacctctgactcccaagcccgggttctttccactgagtcacgctgcttctctgcaactaataataataatgacgatggtgtttgaAAGGGGAATGAGACATGCACTGGGTTCCAGAACCCAGGTCAGTAAATCATCACAACAGGAGGGCCACTTCCATCTTATTCTTCCTCAAGCCAGGAATTTCTCCTTCCCATTATCCCATTCTCAAGACCTcagtcccctgccccaccccactcaGCCTGGGGCAGAATCATAGGATGGATTCAGAGGAATCTCCTGCTCTCTCTAGATTTGCAATCAGGTGTCAGAAAATGGAATCAATCCATTTTCTGACTGAATGAGAAACTGATTGTCTAAGGTTGTATAGGAGATGAAGCTGGATGTAGACTGACAGTAACATTAGAAACAGTTGGGATGTTGGGATGCAGATGCTGTTGTTTCCATGGAACCCTGGGGTGCACCTCTGTTGGTGCAGCTTTAGGGACTAGGCCTTTATCTCTGCAGGACCTCAGGGACCTCACAGGCAGAGGTTTTTTGCATCATCCAGGACACAAGGTCCCACCTGATTTGAACCTCCAGGGGTTCCCCACGGAGCAGTGGCAGCTTTATCTCTGTGGATGGGCAACTCTCTGGAGAacatctccctgcccacaggagatcAGAGAGGGGCTTAGGTGCCATGATGTCCCTTCCTTCATAGGCAGCTGCATCCTagaactagagtggagagaggacGATCCCAACCCAGCAGAGGTCAGAGCCCTCCGGACCTATGCTGCCCAGTGAGTGTgaccggggcagggggcgggggtaaAGGTAAAGGAAGAGACCATGAAGAGGATGTCAAAAGATGGAGCTGTTCTGGGGAAATGCTACACGCAGGGCCAATGTCGGACTTTGAGTCAGGGCTACATCCCCAGAGGGGCAGGTGGGCTTTTGGGAGGGTATTTGACAGTGCAGTGGCCCCAACCAACAGTtgtctccccttcctcatccacctccatCCAGCTAACATGGAAGCCGCTTGTCTGACTGGGGCCCTGCAGCACAGCGTCAGCAttatgctgtggtcactttggccagGAGTGGCTCCTGGTTGTCAGAAAAAGATTCTGGTGGGAATGAcagggagggaatgagagagcGTGATTGGTTTTAGACAGTGACCACTATCATCAACTCCTCCATGCAGGAATTTTGGGTGAACACAAGGGAGGTTAGAGATTCAATCCCTTCCCTCCTGGATTTACCAGTATGCTGGGCTAGAATGATCCAAAATGATTCACAGCTAGGGGGAAATAAGAATGGAAAGGTGGATGCACAGTTTAATCAGTGCTTACATAGTACTGTGAATCTATAGGAAGAGAAGAGCTATGAGCCGTTGTGACCGTGTAAATGCAGAGGTAGTATCTGGGCTGATACGGCATGGGGAGAAGAAATGTTAATCTGGGcaaatttgaagggagagggagattggggCAGAAAAAAGGGTCCGAGTCATGTGTTGGAGAAGGGAAAGTCCTTGGAGAAGCATAGAGAGAAGATCTGTTTCCAAGGGCTGGAGGGTAGTTaataaagagggaagggaaacatGGAGAAGAACTCTGGTAAAAAGCCCTGAAGCTAATGGCAAGGAGTTGACTGGAGTCAACCAAACTTCAGTCTGTTTCATTTTCCTCTGAGAACCACAGTCAGATTTGTTGTGTCGGCGGCTGTGTGTGTgcccagggtggggcaggggagggaatctTCTCCCATCACCTTCCAGGGAAAAGGTGTGTCTGGTCCCAGGTAGAGGcaaatagtagtggtagtagtaaggagacctgggttctaatcatgagtgctattcattcattcaatcgtatttattgagagcttactgtgtgctaagcactgtactaagcacttggaaagtacaattcggcaacagaagagacaattcattcattcattcattcaatagtacttattgagcgcttactatgtgctcaagctgtactgagtgcttggaatgtacaaatcggcaacaaatagagacagtctctgccctttgatgggcttacagtctaatcgaggggtcCCTATGCCACAATGGGctcggggacctgggttttaatcatggctctgccacttgtctgctgtgtgatgttgggaagtcactttgcttctctgtgcctcagatactgcatctgtaaaatgggaattaagaccgagtCTCACATGGTAAAAAAACCTTGAAGATGACCTTGAgatgtttttgcttcatgtgaaagaTGCATGGTGCCAGGGAAGGGTTTGGAGGAGAGATGTTTGAGCCATTCTCTATCTTTTCTTATGCTACCAAGTTGTCTCTGTCCCATAGTGCATCTCTCCaggatgttccctgtccaaaagtaatttacggtctagagggaatgtCGATGTCTGTCAATTTAAGACACCCTCTTCCTTTCCAGAAATGACCAACGTCTCCACGGTGGCTGAGTTCCTCCTCCTGGGCTTCTCTGACATCCGGGAGCTGCAGCTGGTTTATGCCACGCTGTTCTTCTTTGTCTACCAAGTGGCTCTTCTGGGAAATCTCCTCATTGTTGCTGTCACCACTCTCAACCAGCgtctccacacccccatgtattTCTTTCTCAAGAACCTGTCCTTCATAGACCTCTGCTACATTTCTACTACAGTTCCCAAATCCATTGTCAACTCCTTAATCGGTGACAGCTCTATCTCTTTCCTGGGTTGTGTCTCACAGCTCTTCCTATTGGTCTTGTTTGCTGCTTCAGAGTTTTTTGTCCTCACTGCAATGTCCTTCGACCGCTGTGCTGCCATCTGCTCCCCCCTGAGCTATGAGCTCATCATGAACAAAACAGCCTGTATGATCATGACAGCAGTGTCATGGCTCAGTGGGTGTCTGTTTGGAGTCTTGTTTTCAGCTTCTACCTTCTCCCTGACCTTTTGTGGGTTCAATGCTGTTCAGCAGTTCTTCTGTGACGTCCCCCCTCTGCTGAAGATCTCCTGCTCTGAGGACCACGTTGCCATAGATGTGAGTGTAGCTACTGCAATAGTCTTAGATGCCATCTGTTTTTTTTACATCGTCTTCTCTTATGTCCGCATCTTCTCTGCCGTGCTGAGGATGCCGTCTTCTGAGGGCCgggccaaagccttctccacctgcctgccccacctcGCCGTCATCACGTTATTTGTCTCTACAGGTGTATTTGCCTATCTCAAGCCACCTTCATACTCACCCTCATCGCTGGACCTGCTAGTATCCGTGTTCTACACCGTGGTGccccccacccttaaccccatCATCTACAGCCTGAGAAACAGGGACCTGAAGGCTGCCATGGGCAGGATCCTAAAGGGGACAATCCCCCTGCATTCTCTCTGGAACAAAATGTTTGTTTCCTTGTGTGAATAATCTCAAATTGAGCCTTCAACAGAGCGACTGTCTTTGGTCATGCCCATGTATACTGCTTTTTTAGTGGGCGAAAGAAAATGTTTGAACATTGAAGGAACAGCAGCTTCTCTTGGGATCTCCCAACAGGAAGGGAGAGACTGCCCAGAGGGAAGAAACAGGTCTTCCCAGTATCAGTGAAGAGATACAAGTAATTTCTATTCTTTCCACCTCTGCtagaaagccttctctgactgattGTCAACACCCCAGGCCCATCAACTCAACGCTGTCCTTAGCATTTATATATACTATTGCTCTTCAGCATTTGTGTTCCTATGTATCATATATGAGTCTGGTTTTCTGTATATGCTATTGCTCCTGCAGCTCTTTCCTTCCTAATTCAtttgtttctcttccttctgtaccctagttctctctcctgctcctactCTTTATCATTTTTTTTGTCTGCCTGGTCCCACCAATAGCTTGTAATATTctggagagcagggaacatgtctggggtaggctccaaagtacttagtaagtgctttgttttaagcaggtgctcaataagtaccattgctgATGATGGTAATATTTCTTAATCCCTCCCCAGTTAAACTTTTTCCTTCCTGTCGTTGCCTTCTCTTCCAGCCCTTTTCCACCTCTATAGGACAATCCAGTTTGGGGAGCACTGGACCTCAGCTGATCCAGGTCAGTCCCGACTCCCCGTGTGCTTCTGGACATTCCTGGCTATGCAGAGGAAGTCGGTATGAAAGCAGAGAGAGGCTcaacctcttctcccctctccaatggACCATTGGATGCTTTCCAGATGGTCCCAACATCCCTATAGATAAAGCAGTTGCTGTTCCTTGGGAGAGTCTCCTGGGAGGATCAGCCCAGGGTGCTGCTGGAAAATCTCCCTCCCCAGAAATCTCTGGGGCTCCAAGTCCCCTCTGGCTATGGATGAGGGCAGTTTCCCAGACCCAGGACCTCACCCCTGgaactgccctctcccaaagTGAGTCACACTCTCTGACTCCTTGTTTATCTTGGAGGGCGAGGGGCTGGAAATCTCCTTTCACTGAAGGCTTTCTTCTTGCCAGCTCTTAGGATTCCAGCTTCCTCTGCACTGGGATTTGGGCAATTTGAAATCTGTTGCATAGAATGTAGGCTGCCTCACCCGcccactccacccccacctcatctctgcctctccccaccagcagcgtggcttagtggaaagagcatgggcttgggagtcagaggtcatgggttctaatcccggctccgccacttgtcagctgtgtgactttgggcaagtcacttagcttctctatgcctcagttacctcatctttaaaatggggattaagactgcgagccccacatgggacaacctgcttaccttatatctaccccagcccttggaacagtgcttggcacatagtaggtacttaacaaataccataattattgttattattattattatcattattatatatggtTGCAGTGATGATGAGGGAGGAGATTTGGACCCCACCTCAAACTCTTCTACCCACCCGTTCTCACAACTCCTATTGgggcttctctcttctctcccaataTGTGTTTGCCTAGATCTGTTATAACACAAGTTCTCATTACACAATTTGAATAGAGCACTGTGGAAGAATTAAGGAATATTCTTCCCAAACCACGGGTGTGTTCTGGAGTAATTCTATCCACAACTCGGCTCAAGTAAATCTGATATTGGAGGAGATAGTTTTCCACCTGTGAGTGGCGTCAGTCAGGGTGTGATGCTCCTTCACTTTCCAGTCTCTTCCTCAGTCTGCCAGTCCCATTTAGCAAAGGACTTGGTGTATCTTTGAGGTTTTGTAGCTTTCAGAACTCAATAAAGTGGCAATGGGTACTCATTTCTTTTCCTATTTTATTcgtatcctcagcacttatgtatttatgcaTACCTTTATTCTAATTTGCATTTGTATTTTCAATTAGTGCTCCTGGTATTTCTTCCTGGTATACTTGACCTGCTTCCTATTATAACCTCTTGCATGCACATTTTGAAGTCTGAAGACCATCTTTCTCTTCAGATTGTTAGCTCCGTCCAAACTGTTACtgtattaatgcaagcacttatcttatcccaacttgattattgtatcagccttcttgctgacctccccgcctcctgtctctccccactccagtccacactccattctgctgcccgaatcattttccttcaaaaatattcagaccatgtttccccagtcctcaagaagctccagtggctgcccatccacctctgcatcaaacaaaaacttttcaagattgactttaagcacttaatcaccttgcctcacctcactactctcctactacaacccagcccacacacttcgctcctctaatactaaccttctcactctacctcagtctcatctatcttgcagctgACCTCGTGCCCacttcttacctctggcctgaaatgccctccctcctcatattggatagataattgctctccctcacttcaaaactttatttaaggcacatctcctccgagaagccttccctgactaagccctcctcttctcctactctcttcttcgccgctcttacttgctccttcattcatcctccctcccacccccataacatgtgtaaatatccataatttatttatttacttatatatttatattaatgtatgtctctccctctagcctatgagctcgttatgggcagggatgtgtctgtttgttgttagagtgtactctcccaagtgataagtacagtgctttgcacagagtaagcactcaataaaaatgagtgaatgaattgaatgaaggaatgaaaactaAGACAtcaagaaaaatggggaaaaaatgggtATTCCTGTAAAATGAGAGCTCTTGGTGACTGTGAAATGAAAAAACAAAGAGGCTTGAATCATTCACATTTTGTGGGGCTAGATAGATCACTTTAACTCGCTTGAGTCAGCACTACTGGTATTTAGTAAGTATGCCCCTCTCTGAAAAATGCTAGACAGAGCTAAAACGTCCAATGGCTACTCATGCCATCTCACAAaaaccacaatcaatcaatgacataatcagtgacatttacgaCATTTATTGACGGCCTACTGAATATGAGGCACTGTAGGAAACATTTGGGGGAGTTCAACAAAAGCAAAACATATAtattctggcctcaaggagttcacaatttaGTGGGAAGAATAGATAAGAATGATTCACAAATCACtaactgaatataataataatgattatgatggtacttgttaagagtttattatgtgccaatcactgttctaagcacaggggtagatacaaattgatcaggtcggacacagtcctggtcccacatggggctcacagacttaatccccattttacagatgagggaattgaggcctagagaagtgaagtgacttgcccaaggtcacacagcagatatgtgtcagagtggggattagaacccagctccttctgactcccaagcccatgctctatccattaagccacactgcttcccaatgtacAATTCATAGTCTCTACATAAGTAAGAGCTGGGAGCTGGAATAGCATACATAAGTGTGAAGGGTGACTGTTGAGCTGAAAAAGTTGGGCTGTTTTGAGTTACTCAAGGAAAACTTCCATGGATTGGGGAAGCGGAGACTGTGTCGCTTAGGCCTCAGCTTTGAGGCTTTCCATTACCTGTCTCCTTCTTATctaccccctttctcttctttcacagCACCCCAATTCAGGCCTTGATTCCTCCCAAGCAAATCTAATAGAGATCAAGGAGACATCTTTACATTCTCATCATGAAGAAGGACCGCAGTGACCTGCTCAGCCTCAGCAGTACACATTGGAAAACTGTCCTTGCCAAGGTTTTCTCTCAGGGCCTGGAGGACAGCTCTATATCTTGAAAAATCTGTAGGCAATCCCTCTAATGAGGGATTGGGATTATCAGCACAAGGAAACGGACAATTTGTTCgagagaggaaggcaggggaaTGTCCCCTTCAGGGCCCTTCCCAGTGCAGATTTCACATCTTTATTCTTCAAGCTATAAATAAGAGGATTCAGGGTAGGGGGCACCACGGCGTAGAGCACAGACACCAAAAGATCCTGAACCGAGGGGGAGTCGGAGAGTGGTTTGAGGTAGGCAAACGCACCAGTAAAGAAAAAAACGATGATGACAATgaggtggggcaggcaggtggaaaAGGCTTTGGCCCGGCTCTCGGTGGATGGCATCCTCAGCACGGCCGAGAAGATGTGAATGTAGGAGAGGATGATGTAAATGAAGCAGATGACACCTAAAGTTACCCCAGCAGACACACTTGCATCAATTGCTATGTGGTCCTCAGAGCAAGAGATCTTCAGCAGGGAGGGGACATCACAGAAGAACTGCTGGACAGCATTGGACCCGCAGAAGGACAGGGAGAATGTTGAAGTCGAAAACAAGAAACCAAACAGACTCCCACTGAGCCAGGAAGATGCCATCATCTTCACACAGGCTCCTCTGCACATTGTGACCTCATAGTGCAGGGGGCGGCAGATGGCAGCATAGCGGTCATAGGACATTGCTGTGAGGACAAAAAACTCTGAAGCAGCCAGCCAGACCACCAGTAAGAGCTGGGTGGCACAGAACAAGAAAGATATGGAGCTGTTATCGGTCAGGGAGATGGCGATGGATTTAGGGACAGTGACAGAGATGTAGCAGATATCTATGAAGGACAGATtcttgaggaagaagtacatgggggtgtggaggtgTCGGTCGAGGGTGGTCACAGTGATGATGAGGAGATTCCCTGTCAGGGCTGCCAGGTAGACCAGGAGGAACAGTGTGGCATGAACTATCTGCAGCTTCCTGATATCAGAAAATCCCATCAGTAGGAAGTTGGTAACTAAGGAGACGTTGGTCATTTCAATGAAATGAGATGAATGACCTGAGCCTTCCTGGGATCGGAAAATCCCATCAGGAGGAAGCTGGTAACCAGGGATACATTGGTCATTTCGGTGAAGTGAAAGTAGCTCcctggaaaggaagagggaaggaaccaATTTAAAGTTACTGATGGGATGGGTGGAAAAAAATCAACAGAACATTTGTTGGTGATTCTATATGAAGAGGAGTTTCTAGCATGTTCAAAGATAGATATTTATTATTAGTGATAtcagcacactgtactaggctcttgggatgTTCAGAATAGAGAAGTAACACATTCCCTTATCGTAAGATGTTTACAATACAATGTGGAGACAGATATTTTCAATCATTGTAGTGAAAAATAACTGAGGAAAGTAGAAATGAGtgtctaagtgctagagttgactgAAGGCTCAGGTGTCAGAAAATTCATCAGAGAAGGTTCGTGGAAAGAGgtgagatttttaggagggtttgaaatGTGGGGAGGCTGTAGTCGGTCCACTGTGGGTAAAGAGAAAGGTATTGTAGGGACAGAATTGAGAGCAAGGCCAAGAGAGGAGATCGGCTCggaaggaatgaagagaatgGGCTGAGGAATAGTCGGAGAGGAGAAAAGATAGGTGAGGTGGggccagatgatggagagctttgaagacaactgTGATGCATTTCTGCTCGATCTGCAAAAAACGGGAAAGCAGTGGATAATTTTGGGGAGAGTTGTGGGGCGACTCCTAGTATAGCTTGGAGGGGAAGAGACTGAAGGATGGGAGACAAGCGAGGATTTTTATGCAGTAGTCTAGCTCCGGTGGgaccagagcttgtaccagggtgatagcagtttggattgaggggAAGATGTGGATTCAGATGTCATTTTGGAAAAACAAGTAGTATTTGGCAGTAGaatgaatgtgagagctgaataTTAGCaaagagttgaggataacaccataTCTGTGGGCGTAAGGGATGGGGAAGCAGTCGGGTTTGACaactttcattctttccttcaatcgtatttgttgagcgcttactgtgtgcagagcactgtactaagcacttggaatgtacaatttggcaacactcAGAGACGATCCacacccaacaacgggttcacagtctaagcgggggagacagaaaacaaaacaaaacaagtagtcaggcatcaataccatgaagataaatagaatcatagattatatacacataattaataaaatagagtaataattacTGAGACAACTGAGATGGGAATGTTAGAGGGAAGCATGGgtttaggggaaaagatgagttctgttttagaaataTTGAGTTTGAGATATGGTCTGATTATGCAAGTGGTGGGGCAAAGTGGcctgcaagggaaaaaaaaagaacactttgCAATGTTCAGTGTCCCTGTCTCTTCACTTGCTCAGTGTACTTCATGTCCTGGCTGGCAGGAGGCTTCCGGAGGATGTGGAATTGGGGCCAGAAATTTGGAAGATGAGAAAGTCTTTCTTTTTTGGCAAGAAGCGGGAGGAAGACATTCCTggctcagggggaggggaga carries:
- the LOC100083110 gene encoding olfactory receptor 14A16-like, which produces MTNGSTVAEFLLLGFSDIRELQLVHAMLFLLVYLVALLGNLLIVAVTTLDQHLHSPMYFFLKNLSIIDLCYISTTVPKSIVNSLTSDSSISFLGCVLQLFLVVLFAASEFFLLTAMSYDRYAAICSPLHYELIMNKTACIRMAAASWFGGCLFGVLLSASTFSLTFCGSNTVQQFFCDAPPLLKISCSEIHIAIDVSVAAGFVLDAICFIYIILSYVFIFSAVLRMPSSEGRTKAFSTCLPHLTVIIIFLFTGAFAYLKPPSDSPSALDLLVSMFYTVVPPTLNPLIYSLRNRDLKAALGRILKGTFPLHPLWDKMSVSMYQ
- the LOC100681820 gene encoding olfactory receptor 14A16-like yields the protein MEKNSEMTNVSTVAEFLLLGFSDIRELQLVYATLFFFVYQVALLGNLLIVAVTTLNQRLHTPMYFFLKNLSFIDLCYISTTVPKSIVNSLIGDSSISFLGCVSQLFLLVLFAASEFFVLTAMSFDRCAAICSPLSYELIMNKTACMIMTAVSWLSGCLFGVLFSASTFSLTFCGFNAVQQFFCDVPPLLKISCSEDHVAIDVSVATAIVLDAICFFYIVFSYVRIFSAVLRMPSSEGRAKAFSTCLPHLAVITLFVSTGVFAYLKPPSYSPSSLDLLVSVFYTVVPPTLNPIIYSLRNRDLKAAMGRILKGTIPLHSLWNKMFVSLCE
- the LOC100681801 gene encoding olfactory receptor 14A16-like — translated: MTNVSLVTNFLLMGFSDIRKLQIVHATLFLLVYLAALTGNLLIITVTTLDRHLHTPMYFFLKNLSFIDICYISVTVPKSIAISLTDNSSISFLFCATQLLLVVWLAASEFFVLTAMSYDRYAAICRPLHYEVTMCRGACVKMMASSWLSGSLFGFLFSTSTFSLSFCGSNAVQQFFCDVPSLLKISCSEDHIAIDASVSAGVTLGVICFIYIILSYIHIFSAVLRMPSTESRAKAFSTCLPHLIVIIVFFFTGAFAYLKPLSDSPSVQDLLVSVLYAVVPPTLNPLIYSLKNKDVKSALGRALKGTFPCLPLSNKLSVSLC